The following DNA comes from Mucilaginibacter jinjuensis.
TATTATTGATAACCATTGGCTTATCAACCACAAATGCCTGTAAACATACATCCGGGCCGAATAATGTATCTGCAACCGTTCTGCCACCTTTAGGCAATGGCAGTACTTTGGTAAAGTAACCGTCTTTCTCAAACATTAAGTTATAAGGGCGTTTGGTGGTAATCTTAAAAGTATACTTGCCGTCTTTAGCCAGGGTTATTTGCTTTATATTCTCCTTGCTCAACGAATCAATCAGTGTAACCATTGCTCCACCCAGCGGCTTGTGCGTATTACAATCAACCAAAAAGCCACCGGCAAAATAACGCTGGTCCATAATCTCGAATAACTCCAGGCAGCAATCAGACTCCCGGTCAGAGCTTACATAGAACTTGGTATCGTTATCAGGGTCAGGCGAAAAATACAGATCATCCTTAGCCGAGTTCATCGGGTAACCCATATTGCGTGGCTGGCTCCAATGTTCGGGCTGGCCTATGCTTTCAAAGAAATCAAAGCCGCCTAAGCCGATAAATCCTTTCGAACTGTAGATCAGCCTCTTATTACCTTCATCATAATAGGGAGCTTGCTCATCACTCGGCGTATTAATAGTAGAACCTAAATTGATTGAACTAATTGGATTTCCGTTGCTATCCAGTTCACTCATCCAGATATCATCGCCACCCTGGCCGCCTGGTTTGTTAGAAACGAAGAACATGGTTTTGCCATCCTTACAAACAAAGGGCTGAATGGCGTTAAACCCATCGGCATTTACATTCGAGTTTAGTTTCTGTGGACTGCTCCACTCACTACCGTTCCAATCGCTTTTATAAATGGCATGGATAATTTTAGTCCCTATTTTATACCATCTGGTTAGGTAAAGCCGGTTACCCTGCGGGCTTAGTGATGGTGTACCGTATTCTGTTTCCTTCTCCTTATCAGCATCACGAAGATTAACAATTTCCGGGCTCTCCATATCCGGCGTGGCGTGATAAATGCGATTCAAATGCTTTTTATCACTTTTAATCATGCGCGAAGAGGTGAAATAAAAATTGTTATCTCTACGCACCACCGCATAATTAGAGCCATCTGAATTCCATTTACCTTTTAACTTGGTGACATTAAGCAGTATGGGATATTGGTATTGCTCTTTCGCAAAGCGGCAATTACGAATTTCTTTTTCGGCCAGTTCACCCAGTTTACCATCACCTTTATAGTTGTGCTGAAACATTTCGAGCTGTTTAATAGCTTCATCAAAATGCTGATCAGCGCGCAGGCATACGCCATACCATAGCCTAACCAGTGGGTATTGCGATTCTGCATTTTCATTTACCACCTGGTA
Coding sequences within:
- a CDS encoding OmpA family protein, translating into MKKILSIILSLFCLLWAENTFAQYTTVNFRAMGDKAFRNKDYYEAAYYYRKAAEGLKLVPQIKVPFTPDNNGKQQQQVKATDLNYIRYQLAESYRGYENYLEAEPWYYQVVNENAESQYPLVRLWYGVCLRADQHFDEAIKQLEMFQHNYKGDGKLGELAEKEIRNCRFAKEQYQYPILLNVTKLKGKWNSDGSNYAVVRRDNNFYFTSSRMIKSDKKHLNRIYHATPDMESPEIVNLRDADKEKETEYGTPSLSPQGNRLYLTRWYKIGTKIIHAIYKSDWNGSEWSSPQKLNSNVNADGFNAIQPFVCKDGKTMFFVSNKPGGQGGDDIWMSELDSNGNPISSINLGSTINTPSDEQAPYYDEGNKRLIYSSKGFIGLGGFDFFESIGQPEHWSQPRNMGYPMNSAKDDLYFSPDPDNDTKFYVSSDRESDCCLELFEIMDQRYFAGGFLVDCNTHKPLGGAMVTLIDSLSKENIKQITLAKDGKYTFKITTKRPYNLMFEKDGYFTKVLPLPKGGRTVADTLFGPDVCLQAFVVDKPMVINNILYDFGKSTLRPESETELNGVVTILKDNPKFKIELSSHTDSIGSDAYNDKLSQDRAQSCVDYIISKGIEDTRVFAKGYGKTKPIAPNSLPDGKDNPDGRQLNRRTEFTVLKTD